In a genomic window of Terriglobales bacterium:
- a CDS encoding Flp family type IVb pilin, translated as MTMLVLNTLASLHQNEEGQGLVEYLLILALVAFAATAGMSSLASGLNSAFSQIGVILGSYIT; from the coding sequence ATGACGATGCTAGTGCTAAACACCCTAGCCAGCCTCCATCAAAACGAGGAAGGCCAGGGGTTGGTCGAGTATCTGCTGATCCTTGCACTGGTCGCCTTCGCGGCAACGGCAGGAATGTCGAGCTTGGCGAGTGGTCTGAACAGTGCGTTCTCTCAGATCGGTGTCATCCTGGGGTCATACATCACCTAG
- a CDS encoding prepilin peptidase: MDRYLELSAVVMTAIAAITDLRARRIPNWLTYSGLLLAVSARTAFWGWSGLKTGLAGVVVAGSIFCLLSFFGAMGGGDVKLMGAVGAWLGPSNALLTLIVVCITGGFIAFAYLLFGSDKPIAANIAREGKLDSSASRPVRANAPNAARVPFGVAIAIGTFVCAGSAFFRR; encoded by the coding sequence ATGGATAGATATCTCGAACTCAGTGCTGTAGTGATGACCGCCATCGCGGCAATCACAGACTTGCGCGCCCGCCGCATTCCCAACTGGCTCACCTACTCGGGACTGCTGCTGGCGGTATCCGCGCGTACTGCGTTTTGGGGTTGGTCAGGATTGAAGACCGGGTTGGCCGGAGTGGTCGTGGCAGGCAGCATCTTCTGCCTCTTGTCGTTTTTCGGAGCAATGGGCGGCGGTGACGTGAAACTCATGGGCGCGGTCGGCGCCTGGCTCGGTCCCAGTAATGCGCTCCTGACTTTAATTGTGGTGTGCATTACAGGCGGATTTATCGCATTTGCTTACTTGTTGTTTGGATCCGACAAACCCATCGCGGCCAACATCGCGCGGGAAGGAAAACTAGATTCGAGCGCGTCTCGCCCGGTCAGAGCGAACGCGCCCAATGCGGCAAGAGTGCCGTTTGGGGTGGCGATTGCGATTGGAACATTTGTTTGTGCCGGCAGTGCTTTTTTTCGGAGGTGA